The Candidatus Paceibacterota bacterium sequence AACACCATGATCTTGCGATATGGTGTCAAAGTTTCAGATGTTGAGAGCTTTCAAACGCTGGTTCTCTAAACCGTCACTTTCGGCATGCTTGATGGCCAGAAACTTGTGCCCTTCAGCTATAGCGCGATGAACGCGGGTGAGAATCTTATTATCCGTCATTCGAGTTCTGTTCAAGATCTTTTCCAAATTGTATAAAGATGATCTCACAAAAGGAAGATCGGATGCAATTATCATGGCTCGAATTTGTTGACTTAAAAGTAGAAGTCGGGCGCCAGCTTTATTTTTCCCTTTGGCTCTTTTTAAACCTTCGTCGAGAAGTGCGCTGGCCTTATTGGCATCATCTGGATTTCCAGGTTCTACCACTATATCCATCAGGCCAACGGCAGCCACTTCAAAATCGCTGGCTTGCCAATCATCTTTTGGCAGCATAATGGCACTAATCAGGGATTGTTCGCCATCAACTTTGGCCTGCTCCAACAAATTCTGCCATTTGCTCCTTAAGATCTTGTTGTCTGTCATCTTTAGGGCCGCCTTGGCAGTGTTGATGATGTCATGACAAGTACTGACAAGCTGTAAATGAGCCTCCTTGTGTTTGCCCTTTCTGATGAGCTCGTCACGTTCTTTCAACGAGCTTATGAAAAGTCGCTGTTTTTGAATGGGTGTCGTGCCCCTCCACGCTAAATCGTGTGTATTCATGTTTCTAAATATAGCTTAAAGGTAAAAATCAGTTCGTCAACCTTTTAGTTGACACCCCAACAACTTCTGATAAGGTTTTGACAGAACAATAAAAAGAAAGGAGTTTTCTGAAAAAACTGATCTTTGTCGTTGCGTGCGACTTGAGTAAGAGAAATAATCACGTCGTAGTGGGTTTAGAAACCCAAACTGCATGCAATCTAGCCATCTCTCTTCAAAATCGCTTCGGGGATACAGCCGTGATTCTGGCTTCAGCGGGAAACGCAGGCAAAAAATGGGATAATCGACTTATGTCTCTGGTGATAAAGGACTATCTTAAATCCAAAATTCCTCACCGTCCCGTAATTGCCTTGGCTGCTGATGCATTTAATACCGACGGTGAAATTCGGGCTTTGCGAGATTATCTTTGCACCCATCGAGAATTCCGAGAAATCGTTGTGGCCGTAAAATGGTGGCATGCCCCTCGGGTTTGGCTTTTGATGAAATACCGCTTCTGGGAAGCTGGTATAAAAGTCAAAATACATATTCCTTGGTGCCGTTCTTTTGCAAAACCGACTGCCTGGTTCAAGGAATGGTTTGGGGCAATTCCTCTCACCCTTTGCCGCTTGCTGAGCGAACTTAATCGCAAGCCTTTGCAAATTAACTAGGTTTCGTTCCTTTTGGTAACCCAAAAGGAATTTTTATTTTACATACTTCGCGTACCTACCTTCCAATTTGGTGAAAGCTTCCAGTGATTCAAATTCATATTGATAGCCATACATTTTAGTAATCTTGGACCCGTCAACGGCGATCGGATATGAATATGATTTCCAGCTACCGCGAGCGGTCGGAATTTTGCCGCGAGACAAGTGCCAGGCCCAAAAGTAAGCCAGCCGAATCATTTGAGGAGTAACTGAAAGAGTTTTCTTTCCAACCGCTCGGGCCATATCTTTAGCTCGCACTACTTCCCCCGGCGGGCAGATATTGAAAATTTCATATTGGCCGGAAACATCTTCAAAAGTCAGTTTCTTGACAATATCATTGACATCATCTTCGTGGATAAATTGACGCACCCACTCGCGGGTAGCCGGCACCACTGCTACCAATCTGGAAATAATCCTATATGAAGCTGGTTTTTCGTCTTTTAGCTGGCCGGATAGGGCTGACTGTAAGCCAAAACGTACTCGCATAAAACGGCCTCGCGGGCCGGTGATAGCGGCGGGTCGCAATATAAAGACTTGGGGTAGGGAGACGCCGGTGCTTTTTTTTGCCTCTTCATATTTTTCTTTTAAATGCTCTTCCGTGATTCGTTTTTCCTCGGCGTAAGAATAATCAGTTTTTCTGAATGGATCAGTCTCTTTGAATCGGTAATCAATTTTATTAGTTTTAAAAGCACCATAGGAAGCGACCGTGGAAAAATGGATTAATTTTTTAACCGACGGAGTACCGAAAGCAAAATCAAAAACTTTGTCCGAGGCACCCACGTTCCACTGCCATTGAGTTTTCCGGTCGCCGTACATTTCTCTGATATTCCAAGCGGTATGGATGACAATGTCCGGATTTTTCGCTCTCACTTTTTCCTGCCAATTATCGTTGATTAAATTGGTATGAATGTAAGTTATTTTCGGTTTATCTTTCAGAAATTCCGGAAAAGGCTCCTTGTCTAGGAGGATTAATTCCCTGACATCATCCCGCTCGCTGAATTGATCGGCCAGCATGGCACCCACGTAGCCGGCGGCGCCGGTGATGAAAATAGTCAGATTTTTCATGGAAAAAGTATAGCATGAGGACTGCGCGAAGCGCAGGCCTCTAAAGACCCGATCTTGAAACCAAAGTTTTCAGAGTTTGTAAAATAATTTTAATGTCCAAAATAATGGACCGGTTTTTGACGTAATAAAGATCATAAACTAATCTGATCTTTGTTTCTTCCAAAGATTGCGGCGGCAGATCCTGTTTAATCTGAGCCCAGCCAGATAATCCCGGTTTGATAATACTTCGAATAGTGTAATAAGGAATTTCTTTGGCAAGCTTCAGGCCAAGATCATAAATATCCGGCCTCGGACCGATAAGTGAAATATCGCCAATCAAGACATTCCAAAGTTGAGGTAATTCGTCAATTCTAGTTTTGCGCAAAAACTTTCCAACCCTCGTTACCCGATCATCTTTTTCTACTACCCACATACCGCGGTCACTTGATTTCATGCTGCGAAACTTCAGAAGATTAATTTTCCGGCCCCCCTGCCCGATCCTCTCCTGCACAATAAAGACTGGCCCGCCATCCTCAATCTTAATAGCCACGTAAACAAATGGATAAAAAATTAAGGAAATAAGGCCGAAAATTAGAGAAAGAACGATGTCAAAAAGGCGTTTCAGGGTGTCATATATTAATTTGGAAGAAGTAGAGATATTTTCCAGAAACCAATTGTACTGAAGGAGCGAGTAAGGTACTCGGTCAAAAATATCCTCATAAATCTTGTATTTATCGATAAACCGTATATTGGAAAAAATCAGATTATATAGCCGAGGCAAAAGCGGCTCAATCTTCTTATTACGCAGATCAATAACTACCACTGAGATATTATCTGTATAAATTCTATCCAGAATATCAACCTGAAAATCAATTATCTCGGTTCGGTCGAGATTAATGAATGAGACAAAATAAAGATTGTAACGGTTATTGTTGTTAATCTCTTCTATTAATTCATCCACTTCCGGACCACTACCGATAAGAAGGGCTGGCTCACGATTCTTGAAACCAAGGGTGGAAGCAATCTTGATTCGCCACAGTAAAATCAGACAGAAGGAAATGATGAGATAAATAAAAAGAGTGGTCTTCGGAGTGACTCCGAAGTAAGGAATGAAATAAAAGAACAAAACGGCTACCAAGCTATTAGTGACTTGAGCATTTAAAATGATGTTCGGCAGTTTGCTCTTCAATAAAACCGTGTGCTTTTCATAAAGACCGGAAATGAAAAAGATTACCACCCAAACGAAAAATAGGATGGCGAATGGGAGAAGCAGGTTGAAAAATAATTCCGAGGAAGGAACGGTTAAATAACGCACCGCGAGCGTTAGCCAGAGAGAAATTAAAAAAGCCACGACATCCCCGAGAAAAAGCAGGATTGGCTCATTACGCTGGAAACCGGTCATTGCCGATATGATACAATTTAAATTTCAGCTAAACAACTATGACTGAAATCGGTAAGAAAAAGGTTTTGCTGGTCATCACTAAATCTAATTGGGGCGGTGCCCAGCGCTATGTTTTTGACGTAGCCACTAATTTAAATAAGGAAAAATTTGAAGTGACCGTCGCCTTGGGAGGCGACGGTCCTTTAAAACAGAAATTGGAGCTTGGAGGAATTCGGGTAATTTCTATTCCGCATCTTGGCCGAGATGTTAAAATCACCAATGATTTAAAAGTCTTCTCTACTCTTCGAAAACTGTTTCGGCAAGAAAAGCCGGACATTCTGCACCTGAACAGCTCAAAAATTGGAGCAATGGGATCATTGGTGGGGCGACTGACTGGCATTTCAAAAATTATTTTTACCGCACACGGTTGGGCATTCAATGAAGATCGCAAAGCGCTGTCAAAAGTCTCTATTAGACTGATAGCTTGGTTTACTATTGCTCTTAGTCACCAAACTATTGCTGTTTCAAATAGTGTTGCCGAACGGATTAAAAAATGGCCGGGGGTTGGTTCCAAAATGACAGTGATTTCAAACGGTATTAATTTAGATTTGAAAACCGAAAATGAGGCTCGGCAGATTCTTTTCGGCGACCAAATTCCTCAAAAAACCCTTATTTTAGGCACTATTGGAGAACTTCATCCGGTCAAAGGACATCGATATTTAATAGAGGCCTTAGCCGACCTGAATGACTTTGATTATATTTGCACCATTATCGGCGAAGGCGAAGAGAGAAAGAGTTTAGAGGAGTTAATTAGAGTTAAACGACTTGAAAATAAAGTCTATTTATTCGGACATATCGATCAGGCAGGCAGTCTTTTAAAGTCTTTTGATATATTTTTGTTACCTTCATTGTCAGAGGCATTGGGATATGCGGTGCTGGAGGCCGGCGCAGCCGGCCTCCCCGTTATTGCCTCCCGCGTCGGCGGCATTCCGGAAATTATCGCAAATCTTAAAAGTGGTCTTCTGGTTACCCCGCGGCGGCCAAACGAAATTAAAAACGCCCTAATTTACTTAATTGATCATCCGGAAGAAATGAAATCCTTCGGTAAGAATCTAAAACAAACCGTGGAAGAAAAATTCAGTTTAAAGCAGATGATTTCAGAGACAGAAAAGTTATATTCCTAAAAACTCATTTTTGACCACGTCTCGGTGAGCAGCCCGAGCATAGCGGCGCATGCCCATTAGGATTCCGAGTCCGATGAACTCGGTTAAAAGATGTGAGCCACCATAACTCATGAAGGGCAGCGTGACACCGGTAACCGGCAGCAAGCCCATGTTCATGCCCATATTTACAATGATATGACTCATGAAAAAAATGGATAATCCGATACCGAAAAGTACTTCAAAGTTGCTGGCCCCCCGAGTGGCATCTCGCAAGATTCGCCAGATAACAATACCGAAAAGCAAAAATAGAATCAGAACGCCGATGAAGCCCCACTCTTCGGCATAAGCGGCAAAAATAAAGTCAGTTTGATA is a genomic window containing:
- a CDS encoding ElyC/SanA/YdcF family protein — encoded protein: MGLETQTACNLAISLQNRFGDTAVILASAGNAGKKWDNRLMSLVIKDYLKSKIPHRPVIALAADAFNTDGEIRALRDYLCTHREFREIVVAVKWWHAPRVWLLMKYRFWEAGIKVKIHIPWCRSFAKPTAWFKEWFGAIPLTLCRLLSELNRKPLQIN
- a CDS encoding NAD-dependent epimerase/dehydratase family protein — its product is MKNLTIFITGAAGYVGAMLADQFSERDDVRELILLDKEPFPEFLKDKPKITYIHTNLINDNWQEKVRAKNPDIVIHTAWNIREMYGDRKTQWQWNVGASDKVFDFAFGTPSVKKLIHFSTVASYGAFKTNKIDYRFKETDPFRKTDYSYAEEKRITEEHLKEKYEEAKKSTGVSLPQVFILRPAAITGPRGRFMRVRFGLQSALSGQLKDEKPASYRIISRLVAVVPATREWVRQFIHEDDVNDIVKKLTFEDVSGQYEIFNICPPGEVVRAKDMARAVGKKTLSVTPQMIRLAYFWAWHLSRGKIPTARGSWKSYSYPIAVDGSKITKMYGYQYEFESLEAFTKLEGRYAKYVK
- a CDS encoding exopolysaccharide biosynthesis polyprenyl glycosylphosphotransferase, which produces MTGFQRNEPILLFLGDVVAFLISLWLTLAVRYLTVPSSELFFNLLLPFAILFFVWVVIFFISGLYEKHTVLLKSKLPNIILNAQVTNSLVAVLFFYFIPYFGVTPKTTLFIYLIISFCLILLWRIKIASTLGFKNREPALLIGSGPEVDELIEEINNNNRYNLYFVSFINLDRTEIIDFQVDILDRIYTDNISVVVIDLRNKKIEPLLPRLYNLIFSNIRFIDKYKIYEDIFDRVPYSLLQYNWFLENISTSSKLIYDTLKRLFDIVLSLIFGLISLIFYPFVYVAIKIEDGGPVFIVQERIGQGGRKINLLKFRSMKSSDRGMWVVEKDDRVTRVGKFLRKTRIDELPQLWNVLIGDISLIGPRPDIYDLGLKLAKEIPYYTIRSIIKPGLSGWAQIKQDLPPQSLEETKIRLVYDLYYVKNRSIILDIKIILQTLKTLVSRSGL
- a CDS encoding glycosyltransferase family 4 protein, which encodes MTEIGKKKVLLVITKSNWGGAQRYVFDVATNLNKEKFEVTVALGGDGPLKQKLELGGIRVISIPHLGRDVKITNDLKVFSTLRKLFRQEKPDILHLNSSKIGAMGSLVGRLTGISKIIFTAHGWAFNEDRKALSKVSIRLIAWFTIALSHQTIAVSNSVAERIKKWPGVGSKMTVISNGINLDLKTENEARQILFGDQIPQKTLILGTIGELHPVKGHRYLIEALADLNDFDYICTIIGEGEERKSLEELIRVKRLENKVYLFGHIDQAGSLLKSFDIFLLPSLSEALGYAVLEAGAAGLPVIASRVGGIPEIIANLKSGLLVTPRRPNEIKNALIYLIDHPEEMKSFGKNLKQTVEEKFSLKQMISETEKLYS